Proteins encoded together in one Coffea arabica cultivar ET-39 chromosome 2c, Coffea Arabica ET-39 HiFi, whole genome shotgun sequence window:
- the LOC140035128 gene encoding vacuolar-sorting receptor 3-like, whose translation MGRYERSKSAILLGFLVLNLTQLVMGRFVVEKNSLRVTSPDSIKGTHDSAIGNFGIPQYGGSMSGTVVFPKENQKGCKTFSDFGSSFKPKSGAMPNFLLVDRGDCLFALKVWNAQNAGASAVLVADDVDEALITMDSPEEERSSAKYIENITIPSALIEKSFGEKLKKAINAGEMVSVNLDWREAVPHPDDRVEYELWTNSNDECGFKCDMLMNFVKDFKGAAQILEKGGYTQFTPHYITWYCPQAFTVSKQCKSQCINHGRYCAPDPEQDFSTGYDGKDVVLENLRQLCVFRVANETKKPWIWWDYVTDFQIRCPMKEKKYNKECADMVIKSLGLDLKKIEKCMGDPDADSDNSVLKEEQEAQVGKGSRGDVTILPTLVVNSRQYRGKLAKGAVLKALCAGFEETTEPAVCLSNDVETNECLDNNGGCWQDKAANLTACKDTFRGRVCECPVVNGVQFRGDGYSSCAATGPGRCKINNGGCWQDTRDGRSFSACMDHEGGKCACPPGFKGDGVKSCEDVDECKEKKACQCAECSCKNTWGSYDCSCSGDLLYIRDHDTCISKRATEVKSGWAAVWVILIGLGMAGGGAYLVYKYRWRSYMDSEIRAIMAQYMPLDSQNEVPNHVSDDRA comes from the exons ATGGGCCGTTATGAAAGGTCAAAATCTGCAATCTTGCTAGGGTTTTTGGTATTGAACTTGACCCAATTAGTGATGGGTCGGTTCGTGGTGGAGAAGAACAGTTTGAGAGTGACGTCACCGGATAGTATCAAGGGTACTCATGATAGTGCCATTGGGAACTTTGGGATCCCTCAATATGGAGGGAGCATGTCTGGGACTGTTGTTTTTCCAAAGGAGAATCAAAAGGGTTGCAAAACTTTCAGTGATTTTGGGTCTTCTTTTAAGCCCAAGTCTGGAGCTATGCccaattttcttcttgttgatCGAGGAG ATTGCTTATTTGCTTTGAAGGTATGGAATGCCCAAAATGCCGGTGCTTCTGCAGTACTAGTTGCAGATGACGTTGATGAAGCACTAATAACCATGGATTCACCTGAAGAGGAAAGATCTTCTGCAAAGTATATTGAGAACATAACGATACCATCTGCACTAATTGAGAAAAGTTTTGGGGAAAAGCTAAAGAAGGCAATAAATGCAGGGGAGATGGTAAGTGTAAATCTTGATTGGAGGGAAGCTGTCCCCCACCCAGATGATCGAGTGGAGTATGAGCTGTGGACGAACAGCAATGATGAATGTGGGTTCAAATGTGATATGTTGATGAATTTTGTGAAAGATTTCAAAGGTGCTGCACAGATTCTTGAGAAAGGCGGCTATACTCAATTCACTCCTCATTATATAACTTGGTACTGTCCTCAGGCATTCACTGTAAGTAAACAGTGCAAGTCCCAGTGTATTAACCATGGGAGATACTGTGCTCCAGATCCTGAACAGGATTTCAGCACAGGTTATGATGGAAAGGATGTGGTCCTTGAGAATTTGAGACAGTTGTGTGTTTTCAGAGTGGCTAATGAGACCAAGAAGCCATGGATTTGGTGGGACTATGTAACTGACTTCCAAATTAGATGTcctatgaaagaaaagaaatacaataaggAATGTGCGGACATGGTTATTAAATCTCTCG GACTTGATTTGAAAAAGATTGAGAAGTGTATGGGAGACCCTGATGCTGATTCGGATAATTCTGTATTAAAAGAAGAGCAAGAAGCTCAA GTTGGGAAAGGATCAAGAGGTGATGTGACAATTTTGCCTACCCTTGTTGTTAATAGCAGGCAGTACCGAG gcaAGCTGGCGAAAGGTGCTGTTTTGAAGGCTCTTTGTGCTGGTTTTGAAGAAACTACTGAGCCCGCTGTTTGTTTGAGTAATG ATGTAGAGACAAATGAGTGCTTGGATAACAATGGTGGCTGTTGGCAAGACAAAGCAGCTAATCTTACAGCCTGCAAG GATACATTTCGAGGGAGAGTTTGTGAATGCCCTGTGGTCAATGGTGTGCAGTTTAGGGGGGATGGTTACAGCTCCTGTGCAG CAACTGGGCCCGGGCGATGCAAAATCAACAATGGAGGTTGTTGGCAGGATACCCGAGATGGACGCTCTTTCTCTGCTTGTATG GATCACGAAGGAGGAAAGTGTGCATGTCCTCCAGGATTTAAAGGCGATGGCGTGAAAAGTTGTGAAG ATGTTGATGaatgcaaagaaaagaaagcctGTCAGTGTGCTGAATGTAGCTGCAAGAATACCTGGGGAAGTTATGATTGTTCATGTAGTGGGGATCTGTTGTATATCAGGGACCATGATACTTGCATCA GTAAGCGGGCTACTGAGGTCAAGTCTGGTTGGGCTGCTGTTTGGGTCATTTTGATAGGGCTGGGTATGGCAGGTGGAGGAGCATACCTTGTCTACAAATACAGATGGAGG TCATACATGGATTCGGAGATAAGGGCTATCATGGCACAGTACATGCCCCTGGACAGCCAAAATGAGGTTCCAAATCATGTGAGTGATGATCGTGCTTGA
- the LOC140035855 gene encoding transcription factor bHLH84-like produces the protein MESFGAMGCGDWSSFNAIYSSTTEEADFMARLLGNISLPNDVPNSSNAKFSSTYWPASESDVNKAVFQEDSSINSSDDTSVDADVCYSFSQGSSFSGEGSSILCPLSQIYFCNSNSIISQPIVTRNDSSVCADYAMMECKNKMDSCDHEIIRINNILMEEGRDFLNQDVSSDCSMESGENDMPEAFSRGMILQQGKDQHEINSLASEKSLEDESDNLLESSKKRPSTPLDVHKNKRMINAKTNHQKLHPYDSKIAEGGHPVLCRQSSSSCLSEDDSNVFHESNAGVLPIPASCSDSKGAITAFNLNGKTRASRGSATDHQSLYARKRREKINERLRILQKLIPNGTTVDISTMLEEAVQYVKFLQLQIKLLSSDDLWMYAPIAYKGKNLGLLL, from the exons ATGGAGTCATTTGGAGCCATGGGATGTGGGGATTGGAGCTCCTTCAATGCAATCTACTCCAGTACTACTGAAGAGGCTGACTTCATGGCACGGTTGCTTGGCAACATTTCACTTCCAAATGACGTGCCAAACAGTTCTAATGCCAAATTTTCCTCCACTTACTGGCCTGCAAGTGAATCAGATGTAAACAAGGCCGTGTTCCAGGAAGATTCTTCAATCAATTCTTCAGATGACACTAGTGTTGATGCTGATGTGTGCTATTCTTTTTCACAAGGGAGCAGTTTCAGTGGCGAAGGCAGCAGCATTCTTTGTCCCTTGTCACAAATCTACTTTTGCAACAGCAACAGTATTATTTCACAACCGATTGTGACGAGAAATGATAGCTCGGTCTGTGCAGATTATGCTATGATGGAGTGCAAGAACAAAATGGACTCGTGTGATCATGAGATCATTCGTATAAACAATATCTTAATGGAGGAAGGGCGTGACTTCCTAAACCAAGATGTCAGCAGTGACTGCAGCATGGAGTCTGGCGAAAACGACATGCCTGAGGCTTTTTCTCGAGGAATGATTTTGCAACAAGGAAAGGATCAGCATGAAATAAATTCTCTCGCTTCAGAAAAATCACTAGAAGATGAATCAGACAACTTATTGGAGAGTTCTAAGAAAAGACCGTCAACACCTCTAGAT GTCCACAAGAATAAGAGAATGATAAATGCGAAGACCAACCATCAAAAGCTTCATCCTTATGACAGTAAGATTGCTGAAGGTGGCCATCCCGTGCTTTGCCGCCAAAGCTCGAGCAGCTGCCTCTCAGAGGATGACTCCAATGTTTTTCACGAGTCTAATGCAGGAGTATTACCAATCCCAGCATCATGTTCGGACTCAAAAGGAGCAATTACAGCATTCAACTTAAATGGCAAAACAAGGGCCAGCAGGGGCTCAGCAACTGATCACCAGAGCTTATATGCCAGG aaaagaagagaaaaaataaatgagagATTGAGAATCTTGCAGAAACTTATCCCTAATGGAACAACG GTTGACATTAGCACCATGCTTGAAGAGGCAGTCCAGTACGTGAAATTTTTGCAACTCCAAATCAAG CTCTTGAGCTCTGATGATCTATGGATGTATGCTCCCATTGCTTACAAAGGAAAGAACTTGGGACTGCTACTCTAA
- the LOC140035129 gene encoding uncharacterized protein has protein sequence MVMALLKSGVLEKHLQELKDEDQTLGDDRKPVLLQIRSIIPVLEEGDLFPDRGFYLKVSDASHAMYVSLPQEQNDMILSNKLKLGQFIYVHKLEKSEPVPLIRGLTPVPGRRPCEGSPEDIHSPTALVKFLQVLDTDPVVEKGVISEKTINEDSTISRKPLYRGLSDSEGLIRNHNGLQQRPRGRFRSLSASRTRHGERTVGSRSSKPTSTDDDSDSDSTLSSVSLMSKRKSWTQSDILGLKQMFDSSAIKNESKPVAKSLSANVSPVRSMRYDSSDECSSSTTRRRDVSSTKKLVKGTNKSRTPVPKVISEQTSQPVSSLVHDGKGAETAIAWESLPSKLVKLGKEVVRQRDIALSAAADALQEACAAERLLNSLSTYSEFHVSGEEDVQPYVDKFFDLQDDLARTRLIVQSLTNISPFKTPETDANGTTSVKEALNIALERKKNATTWIKSAVAFDLSTCSSDPLKLSVSPVAATDAVKKPSRCVKPKGARIIRRQRTNDDLPLLVASDKDYQAEWTRGSTLCAAADLASLLQDECRKLLLSYVENYLEEVESKTSSMHSDRQVSGMMYKVKRVNDWLNVFIGKEPNLPGDDGFKIFSNLDDSEREAYGRVRNKIYEILLNHVERTALAFGKS, from the exons ATGGTAATGGCTTTATTGAAATCTGGGGTTCTTGAAAAACATCTTCAGGAATTGAAAGATGAGGACCAGACATTGGGGGATGACAGGAAACCTGTATTGTTGCAAATTAGAAGCATAATTCCCGTATTAGAAGAAGGTGATCTTTTTCCTGATAGAGGATTTTATTTGAAGGTATCGGATGCGTCACATGCTATGTACGTTTCCTTGCCTCAAGAGCAGAATGATATGATTTTGAGCAATAAATTGAAGCTTGGACAATTCATTTATGTACATAAGTTGGAGAAATCAGAGCCTGTACCCTTGATCAGAGGCTTAACCCCCGTCCCCGGTAGGCGGCCGTGTGAAGGAAGTCCTGAAGACATCCATTCTCCAACTGCATTGGTGAAGTTTCTTCAGGTATTGGACACAGATCCAGTTGTTGAAAAGGGAGTGATTTCGGAGAAGACAATCAATGAAGATTCAACTATTTCAAGAAAGCCACTATATAGAGGATTATCTGATTCGGAAGGCTTAATAAGAAATCATAATGGCTTGCAGCAGAGGCCGAGGGGAAGGTTTCGTTCTTTGAGTGCCTCAAGAACACGTCATGGGGAAAGGACAGTGGGATCACGAAGCAGTAAGCCAACTTCCACGGATGATGATTCTGATTCTGATAGTACGCTGTCATCAGTGTCATTgatgtcaaaaagaaaaagctggACTCAGTCGGACATTTTGGGGTTGAAGCAAATGTTTGACTCTTCAGCCATCAAAAATGAGAGTAAACCCGTGGCTAAAAGCCTGAGTGCCAAT GTTTCACCTGTTCGTTCTATGAGGTACGACAGCTCAGATGAATGTTCAAGCTCAACCACACGTAGGAGAGATGTGAGTTCGACTAAGAAATTGGTAAAAGGTACCAACAAGAGCAGGACTCCTGTGCCGAAGGTGATTTCTGAGCAGACTTCCCAACCAGTATCTAGCCTAGTCCATGATGGAAAAGGGGCAGAAACTGCAATAGCTTGGGAATCCCTCCCATCCAAattagtaaagcttggaaag GAGGTAGTTCGGCAAAGAGACATTGCTTTGAGTGCCGCTGCTGATGCTCTTCAAGAAGCTTGTGCTGCAGAGAGATTGCTTAATTCATTAAG TACATATTCAGAATTCCATGTATCAGGAGAAGAAGATGTGCAGCCATATGTTGATAAGTTTTTTGACCTCCAAGACGACTTGGCTCGCACCAGATTGATTGTGCAGTCACTGACAAATATAAGCCCATTCAAGACACCAGAAACTGATGCAAATGGCACTACTTCAGTCAAGGAAGCGTTGAATATAgcactcgaaagaaagaaaaatgccaCTACATGGATTAAATCTGCTGTGGCTTTTGATCTTTCCACATGCTCTAGTGACCCTCTGAAGCTCAGCGTCTCTCCTGTGGCAGCAACTGACGCAGTGAAGAAACCAAGCCGCTGTGTCAAACCAAAAGGTGCACGTATTATTAGGAGACAGAGAACTAATGATGATTTACCTCTTCTTGTGGCATCTGACAAGGATTACCAAGCCGAATGGACAAGGGGCAGTACTCTATGTGCAGCCGCCGACCTAGCTAGTTTGCTGCAGGATGAATGCAGAAAATTGCTTTTGAGTTATGTAGAGAATTACTTGGAGGAAGTTGAAAGTAAAACATCCTCGATGCATTCAGACAGGCAAGTATCAGGGATGATGTATAAGGTCAAGAGAGTAAATGACTGGTTAAATGTGTTCATCGGTAAAGAGCCAAATCTCCCAGGGGATGATggctttaaaattttttccaacTTGGATGATTCTGAAAGAGAAGCTTATGGAAGGGTGAGGAACAAGATATATGAAATCCTACTAAATCATGTTGAGAGGACCGCCCTGGCTTTCGGAAAGTCTTGA